A single genomic interval of Arachis duranensis cultivar V14167 chromosome 7, aradu.V14167.gnm2.J7QH, whole genome shotgun sequence harbors:
- the LOC107458717 gene encoding uncharacterized protein LOC107458717, which translates to MHKLGRGHRDKLQQFMAITGASEKIALQSLKASDWHLEGAFDYFYSQPQLKTSYTDSRHLEELYNRYKDPYVDMIMVDGITLLCNDIQVDPQDIVMLVLSWHMKAGTMCEFSKKEFIEGLQSLGIDSLEKFREKIPYMRSELKDEQKFREIYNFAFNWAKEKGQKSLALDTAIGMWQLLFAERQWPLVDHWCQFLQARHNKAISRDTWSQLLEFAKTVGPNLTDYDAEGAWPYLIDEFVEYLNENGIIQNGQFSDSSLKR; encoded by the exons ATG CACAAATTAGGGAGGGGTCACCGTGACAAACTCCAGCAGTTCATGGCAATAACTGGAGCTAG TGAGAAAATAGCGCTACAGTCTCTGAAGGCAAGTGATTGGCATCTAGAAGGAGCATTTGATTATTTCTACAGCCAGCCTCAGCTTAAAACATCTTATACGGACTCTAGACACTTGGAGGAGCTGTATAATAGATATAAAG ATCCATATGTCGATATGATTATGGTGGATGGTATCACTCTCCTTTGCAATGATATCCAG GTGGATCCTCAAGATATTGTAATG TTAGTTCTTTCATGGCACATGAAGGCTGGCACCATGTGTGAATTTTCCAAGAAGGAGTTTATTGAAGGCTTACAATCCCTAGG GATTGATTCGCTGGAAAAGTTCCGTGAAAAGATACCCTATATGCGTTCTGAGCTGAAAGATGAAC agAAGTTTCGTGAGATATATAATTTTGCTTTTAACTGGGCAAAGGAGAAG GGTCAAAAATCTCTGGCACTGGATACGGCTATTGGAATGTGGCAATTATTATTTGCTGAAAGGCAGTGGCCACTGGTTGATCACTGGTGCCAATTCTTGCAG GCTCGCCATAACAAAGCAATCTCCAGGGACACATGGTCCCAGCTTTTGGAGTTTGCAAAG ACTGTTGGCCCGAATTTAACTGATTATGATGCTGAAGGTGCTTGGCCTTATCTCATTGATGAATTTGTGGAGTATCTGAATGAGAATGGGATTATTCAAAATGGTCAATTCAGCGACTCTAGTTTAAAACGATGA